Genomic window (Chryseobacterium sp. H1D6B):
TGAGCTCCATCCCAGGAATCTAAGTGTGCGGAAAGAATCACATATTCATTTGGTTTTTCTTTTCCTTTGATCATTCCGATGGTATTGAAGGTCTTAGCATCTGGAAGTATTTTTGACTGGGCTTCAATCTTAATTTTCGGTTTTTGACCTTTTTCAGCCATTCTGAAAAGCATTCCATAATCTTCTACATCGATATCAATCATTGGGATCTTACTGGTTTTAGCTCCAAAAATCCTGTTTGCTCCCATAATTCCTGTCCAGTTTGAAATGGCAATTCCCGTGGCACCAGCTTTTTCCAAAGCTTCCGGCAGCGTATTGTTGTCATAGCCGATACTCTTTACATAATCTCTAAAGTCTTTTGCAGCCTGTTCTTTTTCAGCTTTCAGTTTTTCATAAAGCTCAGGTGTTGCAAATTCTTTAATCTGTTCATCTGAACGTCCGATTTTCTGATACTGCGCCATAAGCACAATTTTACCTTTTACAGCAGGCAGCCATTGATCAAATTCAGCTTTAGAAGAAACTTTAGGAAGTATGACTACTTCAGCTTCTACAGCTTTTTTAGTTGAAGGGCTCCATGCAAGTTGTGTTGCAGATAATGATTTAATACGGGGATAAATCATATCGACATGAGTAATTCCCCTCTGCCAGCCTTTCCATGTTCCAAACTGCTGAAGATCGGCTTCTACTCCCCAGGAACGCAGTTTTGCGGCTGTCCATTCATTTGAAGCAAGCATTTCAGGAGTTCCTACTAAACGCGGACCTATTCCGTCTAGAAGTTCATAGGCCATGTCTTCAAGCTGGGAATGGCTATTGACTTCATTCACAAAATTTGCGACAACAGGATTGAGTTTCTCTTGTGAGCCCGGTTGTCCCTGAGCCCATGAAAACTGTACCGCCAATACTACTGCAGGCGCCACAAAAAAGCGATTTATCTTCATAATTTCATTGATTGGCATAAAGATAAAGGAATTCGGGAGAAATGAAGAGAATGAAAAGGAAAAACAGGTGATTTTTATTGCGCTAGCTCATTTTAAATTTTGAACCATCAAGATTCAATAAACAGTTAAGATCCTGAAGATAATTGATAAAATATTACTAGCAGAAAGCAACAAATCATTAATAAAAAACCCGGCTTCAATGAAGCCGGGTTAGATCGATTTTAGGTCGATTATTTTTTTGATTCCTCAACAGAAACTTTTCTGAAGTCTTTGAACAATTTGCTTAGTTCTAAAGCTGATTTACGAGCTCTAGTTCCAGCAGCCTTGTTTCCTTTTTCTGCTTGTTGGTTAGCTTCTGCAGTAAATGCTTCAAATTCCGCGTTGATTTTTTCAATTAATTCTTTCATTATTTTTAAAATTTAGGCTGCAAATATAGGTTTTATGGTGATTCCAGCCTAGCTGAGGCGAAAAAACTTTGCAATTATTTGTTAAAAAATCAATATTTAGCTGCAATTCATCCTGTTTTACTAGTATTCACCTCCATTTTTGAGTAAACGAGTGTTAGAATTTAACAATTATTTAAAATAGATGCGGGAACAGCAAATTGAAGAACTTTTATAGGAGCCAGATCTTTCCTTCAGATTCAAATTATTTCAAATTAAATGAAAAATTGATTTAAATTTATATATTTGCAGCTAAATAATACTTGACAACTCAAATATATATCAATGATAAATGATGAATTATTATTCTTAATGAATATTGCTAAAGTACAGGCGGTCATTTCAAGGAAATTCAATTCTCTCAGTACTCATGGTCTGGGATTTAATGATTTTGTGATCTTATATATGCTAAACAATGCCGCAGAACAGCGGATAAGAAGAATAGATCTGGCCGAAAAAATAGGACTGACCGCTTCAGGAGTAACCCGATTATTAAGTCCATTGGAAAAAATAGGACTGGTTGCCAGAGAAACCAATGAAAGGGATGCAAGAGTAAGCTATGTTGTAATTACAGACAGCGGCAAGAAAATATTTGAAGAAGCAAAAGGAACTGCAGAGCTCATTGCTAAAGAAATATTAGCATTCAAGAAAAACAAATCCCTTCGGCCTTTCAGTGAATTCTTAGAAGGACTCGGGGGAAATATAGAATAAACTGTATACATTTTAAAAATATTTGATGAAAAATTCAATTAAACAACAACTTAGAGAAAAAGCTAAAAGCCATACCATCACAATGGGAGTTCTTGCTGTTAAAAATACAACGAGCGGAAAATTATTTATTCAAGGTTCTGTGAATCTGGAAGCTCTGGCCAATAAAATTAAATTTTCACTAAAAAGCGGTCAATTCTCAAATATTCAGTTACAAAATGACTGGAACAACTGGAAGGAAGAGAGTTTTATATTCGAATTCATAACTGTAATAGAGCTTCAGGAAAATTCTTATATCAACTATCGTCAAGAAGTCTCGAAAGCAGAAAAGACCGCCATAGAAGAATATGGAGCTCGTACTGAATTATACTAAACACCAAGGATAAAAAATGAAGAAGACCGTCAAAATCAATAATATTGATCTATGCTACGAGATCATTGGAGAAAATACCTGTAAAAATATTGTTCTGATTGCAGGATTAGGAAGCCAGATGATCCGCTGGGACAATACTTTCTGCCAGCTGTTGGCGGATAAAGGTTTTCGGGTGATCCGCTTTGACAATAGAGATTCGGGATGTTCTATTTTTAATGAAAGAAAAAATTTTCATTTAAATCATCCTATTGAAGAGGTACTTAAAGATATAAGAAGAGAAAATATCCCCTACTCGCTGCAGGATATGGCAGAAGACGTGATCGGACTTCTTGATTCTTTAAAGATTGAAAAAACTCATATTGCGGGACGTTCTATGGGCGGAGTTATCGCACAGTTACTCTCTTCCTTTTATCCTGAAAGAGTACAGACGATGAGCATAATAATGTCTACTTCCCTGAATCCTTCTTTGCCCCCGGCAGATCCTGAGGTCATGGCTATGATGACAAAACCACGAACAGATCCTTCTGTGTGCAAAGAAAATTATTTTAAAGAAAGTCTTGCCTTTGCTGAAAAAATTACAGGAAATAATTACAGACTGGATGAAGAGCAGGAAATAAAAATGATTGATGAAGAGCTCAGCCGGTCCCAATCGAAAGGCGGTATTTTCAGACAGCTTCTGGCAATGGGTTTTTATGAATACAATGAAGAAATATTAAATAAAATAACGGCTCCTGTGTTAGTTATCCACGGGACAGAAGATCCTATTTTTCATCCAGACTGTGCCCAAGATATCACCCGCTCAATCCCAAACTCTGAACTTTTGCTTATTGAGGGAATGGGGCATTCCATACCATCAGAATTATATGCTGTGATTACTGATGCTGTTATGAATAATTGCAATAAATAGGATAATCCAGAGTATAGACCAAACACTTATCAGACAAAATACTTCATCATGTCCGGAGTAATTATTTTAGAACTCCTGAATCCATTTTTTAAGATCAATTTCAGGAGAAAGTTCTAATTTTTTCTTCAATCTGTATTTTTTTGTCTCTACAGCACGCACCGATATATTTTCATATTGTGAGATTTCTTTGCTGGAAAGATCAAATTTTAAATAGGCACAGAATTTCATATCATGATCTGAAAGATTAGGATGCTGAGACAATAAATGTTCACAAAACTCAGCATATACTTCCTTGAAACGGGTAAGAAAAAAAGGATCGTTGGTTCTGGCTAATTGAGAAACCTCTTCAAAAGATGAGTTCACCTGTTTTTTTAATTTATCCGCTTCAGTAGACTTTTCTTCAATGAGTGCATCTTTATCTTTCTGCTTTTCCACATAAGCTTTCCGAATGAAATACATCGCTCCAAAAGAAAGGATAACAACAGCAAAAATTAAAATATAAAGTCTTTTTTTCTCGCTGTCTTGGGCCTGTTCCTTTTCTAGGGCAAGTCTTTCAACAGCGATATTTAAAGCGTCACTGCCGTCTCTTCTTATACTATCACTCAGCGCGCTGTGCTTTTCGGAATATTCGGCTGCTTTCTCTGGATTATTAAGAGATTTGTAAGAATCTGCAATGTAGCTGTACGTATTTCTTATCTCTACAGCATTTTTGATCTTCTGATAGACAGCCAAAGCCTGTAAATAGTTTTCTAAAGCTTTTTCATTATCTCCTTGAGTCATATAAAGATGTCCGAAGTTTAATAATACTGCCGCTTTCTGCTCAACCGGATACTTATCTACACCAGAATTTGCTTTATTTAAATAATATGCAGCAGAGTCTAAGTGTTTTTTGTCTCTTATAAACTTATTGGCAATTTTAACATAGATAAGAGGCTCCGAAGAAATCTTCAGACATTTTCTCTGCATGCTGTAAGTAGAATCTATTTTGTTCAGCTTATCAAAATTATACCATTTCCATGCATAACTAAAATACATCTGATAATTCTTTTGTTTGAGATCAGAAATTTTACGTGCATACTGCACTGCTTGATTAAAACTCTTATTAGACTGGTCATACAGGCCTAATGAAGCGTAATTCCTTCCATATTCATTATACAGTCTTGAATATAAGGCAGGGTTTTTCACTGTGTTTATTTCATTTTTAGCTTTATCCAGATAGTCGATGCTTTCTTTATATCTGCTGAGCGTACACAGTAAATTGGCTATATTAATATATGCTGTCACGGTGCCTTCTGTATTATCCTTGTTTTTAAAATGTTTAAGAGCTTCAACATTTAATTTAACAGCATCTTCTGTATCTCCCTCATTTTTGTACCGGGTAGTGAGGCTGTCTATTTCAGGCAGTGAATAGGTTTGGGAACTATATAACGATGATAACATTGCAGATAAAATACACAGTGTTTTTATAATATACTTAGAGGGAAACATCATGGCAATTCTATTCAATAAAAGTAAAAATTTTAAAGATTGATTTCTATTAAAATTCAAAAAAAATGAAAAAATCATTGAATCTCTGTGCATTCAGTTTAATAAATCAACTTTCCCACCCTACTACACCTGCACTTCAACACAACCAATAACACACTGATAATGAATTATTTATTTTTGAGTAGTAGAATTGTAGTACCCTTTTTTCGGCTTACTGGTTATAAATTTGCAGTGGGAATAGACAAAATAACTTGAAAAATAAAACTGGTAATTTCTAAACAAGACTTCATGGAAAATTTAAAGAACATTCATATCGGAACCTTCATTGAGAGAAGAGTAAATGAATCCGAAATTCCTGCTTCACGTATCTGTAATTTTTTCAAGTGTGATGAAGAACAGCTTGAAAAAATGTACCAGCGTGATTCCTTAGACAGCAATACTATTTTAAAATGGAGCAAGCTTCTGGAATATGATTTTTTCAGACTGTACAGCCAGCATCTTATCTTCTATTCTCCGCAGGAGTCAATAGGCTATAACAACACTGTAAATTCTAAAAAATCAGTTCTGCCTGAGTTCAAAAAAAATATCTATACAAAGGAGATGATCAATTTTATCCTGGAACTTATTAAAACCAACCAAAAAACCAAAACCCAAATCATCTCTGAATATAACATCCCAAAAACAACCCTTTTCAATTGGCTTAAAAAATATAAAACCATTGACTGAGTGTTTGGGACTCTATTCAAACCAAATAACAAGAATACTTACATTATGAGGGAATTAAAATCACAAATACCTAACTACAAAAGAATATTTGAGGATATCATCAAAATGAAATATCCAGGCAAAAAAGAAAAATGCAGCAATATTCTTTATAAAAAAGAACTGCTGGCTTTAGATATTATCAAACTAAACCAGATCATATTCGGGATACAGGATAAGGAATCCTTTATGTTCAATCAATCTCACCGTTCGTACAGCACAAAAACAATTTTTGAAATACTTGACTACCAAAAGAAAAACAAATTGAATAATTCTGAAACTGCGGCACACTTTAAAATGAGCCGAAACACGATTGCCAAATGGAAAAAATTATCCGAAAACAATCTGTTAATTCATAAATAACCCCTCATTCATAAGAGCCGGCCGGACAAGGGATACGATTCTAAAAACACATTCAAACAAAATTTTAAACATTTAAAACTTAAGCAAAATGAAAAAAACATTGAGCGTAGGATTATTGTGCATCAACCTCATGATTTTCGGACAGGTTGGAATAGGCACACCCAATCCGAGAGGAGCACTGGATATTAATAAAGGAACAACTAATGATATGGGTCTGGTGCTTCCTACTAATGAAAACGTGAACAATATTATCACTCCGCAGGGCGGCAGTATTATCGCAGGAACCATTATTTATGACAGCACTAATGACTGTATAAGACATTACAAAACAGCCAATTCCTGGAGCGGATGCTTAAGCACGGCATCTTTTGATGGAAATGGAAGTATAAACATACTGAATTGTACTGCTGCTGTTTATACCGGAACATTAGTTGTTGGAAGCGGGGCTTCAGGTGTTTCTTCCACCATCCCTTATACAGGAGGTAACGGAGGGTCACACAACGGACAGACCGCTGCTTCTACAGGAGTTACCGGATTGACCGCAACTTTAACCGCAGGAAGTTTTGCCAGTGGAAACGGAAACCTTACGTATGCAATTACAGGTATTCCATTAAATTCAGGCACGGCTAATTTTGCAATTAATATCGGCGGGAAAACATGTGTACTGGCGGTACCTGTGACCCCTGCTTTTCCTTGTTCTGCTGCAGGCAGGTTTGCAGATCCTAATGACCCACGAAGTTATTTCCAATGCCTTCAGGCCGGCGGAATTTGGTATCAGTACCATTATACCTGTCCCTCGGGAACGATTTGGAATCAGCCCACCCAGCTTTGTACGGCTGCACCCATCGGAAGTATTGGAGGTTTAAATTGCAGTTCGGCTTCTTACAAAGGTACATTAGTTGTGGGAAACACCGCTTCAAATGTTTCTGCAGCAATTCCTTACACAGGCGGTAATGGAGGCAGC
Coding sequences:
- a CDS encoding helix-turn-helix domain-containing protein — its product is MRELKSQIPNYKRIFEDIIKMKYPGKKEKCSNILYKKELLALDIIKLNQIIFGIQDKESFMFNQSHRSYSTKTIFEILDYQKKNKLNNSETAAHFKMSRNTIAKWKKLSENNLLIHK
- a CDS encoding M20/M25/M40 family metallo-hydrolase, yielding MKINRFFVAPAVVLAVQFSWAQGQPGSQEKLNPVVANFVNEVNSHSQLEDMAYELLDGIGPRLVGTPEMLASNEWTAAKLRSWGVEADLQQFGTWKGWQRGITHVDMIYPRIKSLSATQLAWSPSTKKAVEAEVVILPKVSSKAEFDQWLPAVKGKIVLMAQYQKIGRSDEQIKEFATPELYEKLKAEKEQAAKDFRDYVKSIGYDNNTLPEALEKAGATGIAISNWTGIMGANRIFGAKTSKIPMIDIDVEDYGMLFRMAEKGQKPKIKIEAQSKILPDAKTFNTIGMIKGKEKPNEYVILSAHLDSWDGAQGATDNGTGVLTMLETMRILKKYYPNNKRTIIVGLWGSEEQGLNGSRGFVADNPEIMKGVQAVFNQDNGTGRVINISGQGFADSYDYIGKWLNGVPKNVRDQIKTDFPGMPGGGGSDHASFVAAGVPGFSLSSLNWGYFGYTWHTTKDTYDKIVFDEVKNNVILTASLAYMASEDPEFASREKRAMPQNDKGETVKWPEAKEPTRNSKDFK
- a CDS encoding histone H1, whose product is MKELIEKINAEFEAFTAEANQQAEKGNKAAGTRARKSALELSKLFKDFRKVSVEESKK
- a CDS encoding GIY-YIG nuclease family protein, with amino-acid sequence MKNSIKQQLREKAKSHTITMGVLAVKNTTSGKLFIQGSVNLEALANKIKFSLKSGQFSNIQLQNDWNNWKEESFIFEFITVIELQENSYINYRQEVSKAEKTAIEEYGARTELY
- a CDS encoding MarR family transcriptional regulator, which codes for MINDELLFLMNIAKVQAVISRKFNSLSTHGLGFNDFVILYMLNNAAEQRIRRIDLAEKIGLTASGVTRLLSPLEKIGLVARETNERDARVSYVVITDSGKKIFEEAKGTAELIAKEILAFKKNKSLRPFSEFLEGLGGNIE
- a CDS encoding tetratricopeptide repeat protein, encoding MLSSLYSSQTYSLPEIDSLTTRYKNEGDTEDAVKLNVEALKHFKNKDNTEGTVTAYINIANLLCTLSRYKESIDYLDKAKNEINTVKNPALYSRLYNEYGRNYASLGLYDQSNKSFNQAVQYARKISDLKQKNYQMYFSYAWKWYNFDKLNKIDSTYSMQRKCLKISSEPLIYVKIANKFIRDKKHLDSAAYYLNKANSGVDKYPVEQKAAVLLNFGHLYMTQGDNEKALENYLQALAVYQKIKNAVEIRNTYSYIADSYKSLNNPEKAAEYSEKHSALSDSIRRDGSDALNIAVERLALEKEQAQDSEKKRLYILIFAVVILSFGAMYFIRKAYVEKQKDKDALIEEKSTEADKLKKQVNSSFEEVSQLARTNDPFFLTRFKEVYAEFCEHLLSQHPNLSDHDMKFCAYLKFDLSSKEISQYENISVRAVETKKYRLKKKLELSPEIDLKKWIQEF
- a CDS encoding alpha/beta hydrolase, coding for MKKTVKINNIDLCYEIIGENTCKNIVLIAGLGSQMIRWDNTFCQLLADKGFRVIRFDNRDSGCSIFNERKNFHLNHPIEEVLKDIRRENIPYSLQDMAEDVIGLLDSLKIEKTHIAGRSMGGVIAQLLSSFYPERVQTMSIIMSTSLNPSLPPADPEVMAMMTKPRTDPSVCKENYFKESLAFAEKITGNNYRLDEEQEIKMIDEELSRSQSKGGIFRQLLAMGFYEYNEEILNKITAPVLVIHGTEDPIFHPDCAQDITRSIPNSELLLIEGMGHSIPSELYAVITDAVMNNCNK
- a CDS encoding transposase; its protein translation is MENLKNIHIGTFIERRVNESEIPASRICNFFKCDEEQLEKMYQRDSLDSNTILKWSKLLEYDFFRLYSQHLIFYSPQESIGYNNTVNSKKSVLPEFKKNIYTKEMINFILELIKTNQKTKTQIISEYNIPKTTLFNWLKKYKTID
- a CDS encoding carbohydrate-binding module family 14 protein — protein: MKKTLSVGLLCINLMIFGQVGIGTPNPRGALDINKGTTNDMGLVLPTNENVNNIITPQGGSIIAGTIIYDSTNDCIRHYKTANSWSGCLSTASFDGNGSINILNCTAAVYTGTLVVGSGASGVSSTIPYTGGNGGSHNGQTAASTGVTGLTATLTAGSFASGNGNLTYAITGIPLNSGTANFAINIGGKTCVLAVPVTPAFPCSAAGRFADPNDPRSYFQCLQAGGIWYQYHYTCPSGTIWNQPTQLCTAAPIGSIGGLNCSSASYKGTLVVGNTASNVSAAIPYTGGNGGSHSGQTVASTGVTGLTATLTAGSFAGSGDLVYTIIGNPTSSGTANFALNIGGKTCTLSVNVATAFPCSTAGRFADPNDPRSYFQCLQAGGIWYQYHYTCPAGNHWDQSKQLCTPD